One genomic segment of Candidatus Kryptonium sp. includes these proteins:
- a CDS encoding response regulator, whose protein sequence is MFFIKEHLVNVITGALEFLYVLLPVFSLVALAYRFTIETGKRTGSSLLFFSAIFYLIGVYESFYITMRFGVITSGELILLQIIYIIGGFLLLMGVIALYNFFVALTGFKNSISLARRRILFFGAIFAVFLVLYFLTHLNQDVLFSFTDIFYAIIQFQFFSAYTILGEIMMTNKEICAKAPRRSRQIQIVSLYFLIEPILWLYILNLDLPGTILTYILFVLEVIGVIVAGFLTFNILHILFSHSPLLLEEYKSRYLAVAKSDIMKRLSIIAGLAGISIVLSGTLATGLFFDLQEQIFRNKVFKDSEIIKVFARETEREIESLSLKVQLVMKNNFKSEKIKDTIRSIKERYAEVVSNIFLYDKNGKIYYSYPETLDFRIPEKFLKEKLVTTPILRGGDGFHSIALYPYFDENGKFQGGIGVDFNFENLHGNLKKIVEKSSRILFVEPDSKIIIAGKQKAIGLDLVEFLSSQVDSPLGIKSDDLLIGDTLIYKRVYANSRRTILAIASIPINLNSNRFYVLDYHFLEDFGILEFIPRTALFWMILSSLGILISLVVILFLSFKFSEHLEYEIEKRTIELVKSEEKYRSIVENPFFGAYLMDISGFKFVNDKFCEIFGYTKDEILNLKDYFVLIHPDDRERLKRQLRDRLRGDLEINKWSAKGLRKNGEVIFIEGYTKRVEYEGKPAAQGMILDVTEEVKRREALQQIQKLEALGTLASGIAHDFNNILQIIIGAGQLLKMKLKDTEYMRWIDTINTTALRGAELAKRLLTFSRKKPSEELKSVNLHHLIEDAVKVFRETFPRNIEIETHLEAENHIILGEEAQVQQVILNLAVNAKDAMPNGGKLIFRTESRLGNGFEANPDIEYVVMHVIDTGVGMSEEVKRRIFEPFFTTKPVGKGTGLGLSTVYGIVKSYGGFIKVYSELGKGTKFSVYIPVHKEFQSEKKNEEVRKMIKTGTLLLIDDEEEIRFSGKELLESEGFKVYVASNGIEGIEIYKKHKDEIDLVILDLNMPKMSGKETLAQLLLINPNVKVIIATGYITESEREEVKGVAGFIEKPFDLSKLLKMIAEILE, encoded by the coding sequence GTTCCTCACTTTTATTTTTCTCCGCTATTTTTTATCTGATAGGGGTTTATGAATCGTTTTACATCACTATGAGATTTGGTGTTATAACGAGTGGTGAGCTTATTCTTCTTCAAATAATTTACATTATTGGTGGATTTCTCCTTTTAATGGGGGTAATAGCTCTTTACAATTTTTTTGTAGCGCTTACGGGCTTTAAAAATTCAATATCTTTAGCAAGGAGAAGAATTTTATTTTTCGGTGCTATTTTTGCTGTGTTTTTGGTTTTATATTTTCTGACTCATTTAAACCAAGATGTTCTTTTCTCATTTACGGATATTTTTTATGCTATAATTCAATTTCAATTTTTCAGCGCATATACCATCCTCGGGGAAATAATGATGACAAACAAAGAAATTTGTGCTAAGGCACCGCGAAGGAGTCGGCAAATCCAAATAGTTTCGCTTTATTTCCTAATTGAGCCAATTTTGTGGTTATATATTTTGAACTTGGATCTCCCAGGGACGATTCTTACATATATTTTGTTTGTGCTTGAAGTAATTGGCGTCATAGTTGCGGGATTTTTGACATTTAACATACTTCATATTTTATTTTCACATTCCCCTCTTTTACTTGAAGAGTATAAATCCAGATACTTAGCCGTAGCCAAATCTGATATTATGAAACGACTTTCTATAATTGCTGGTTTAGCGGGAATTTCAATTGTTTTGTCTGGAACTCTTGCAACTGGACTGTTTTTTGACTTACAAGAACAGATCTTCAGGAATAAAGTTTTTAAGGATTCAGAAATTATAAAGGTTTTTGCTCGCGAAACCGAAAGGGAAATTGAAAGTCTATCTTTAAAAGTTCAACTTGTAATGAAAAACAATTTTAAAAGTGAAAAAATTAAGGATACGATAAGAAGTATAAAGGAAAGGTATGCTGAAGTAGTTTCAAATATATTTCTTTACGATAAGAATGGCAAAATTTATTACTCTTATCCTGAAACCCTTGATTTTCGGATACCTGAAAAGTTTTTAAAAGAAAAACTTGTAACAACGCCAATTTTAAGGGGTGGCGACGGGTTTCATAGCATCGCTCTTTATCCATATTTTGATGAAAATGGCAAGTTTCAGGGCGGGATTGGGGTTGATTTTAATTTTGAAAATTTGCATGGTAATCTAAAGAAAATTGTTGAGAAAAGCTCAAGGATTTTATTTGTTGAGCCGGATTCAAAAATCATTATAGCCGGAAAACAAAAAGCGATTGGTTTAGATCTTGTTGAATTTTTAAGCTCACAAGTTGATTCACCTTTAGGTATAAAATCCGACGATTTGCTAATAGGTGACACATTGATTTATAAAAGAGTTTATGCTAATTCAAGGCGAACAATTTTGGCTATTGCTTCAATCCCAATTAATTTGAACTCAAATAGATTTTATGTGCTTGATTATCATTTTCTTGAAGATTTTGGAATCCTTGAATTTATTCCGAGAACAGCTTTGTTCTGGATGATTTTAAGTTCACTTGGTATTTTGATAAGCCTTGTGGTGATTTTATTTTTGAGTTTTAAGTTCTCTGAACATCTTGAATATGAAATTGAGAAACGAACAATTGAACTTGTGAAATCTGAGGAGAAATACAGGTCAATTGTTGAAAACCCGTTCTTTGGGGCATATTTAATGGATATCTCTGGTTTTAAATTTGTGAACGATAAATTTTGTGAGATTTTTGGCTATACTAAGGATGAGATATTGAATTTAAAAGATTATTTTGTGTTAATTCATCCTGATGATAGAGAGAGATTGAAGAGGCAATTAAGAGATAGGTTAAGGGGCGATCTTGAAATAAACAAGTGGAGTGCAAAAGGACTTAGGAAAAATGGTGAAGTTATTTTTATTGAAGGTTATACGAAGCGAGTTGAATATGAAGGTAAACCTGCAGCGCAAGGAATGATCCTTGATGTGACTGAAGAAGTTAAGAGAAGAGAAGCATTGCAACAGATCCAAAAACTTGAGGCACTTGGTACGCTTGCAAGTGGTATCGCTCACGACTTCAACAACATTTTACAGATTATAATTGGTGCAGGTCAACTTCTTAAAATGAAGCTTAAAGATACAGAATATATGCGTTGGATTGATACAATTAACACAACTGCGCTGCGTGGAGCAGAACTTGCAAAGCGTCTTCTTACATTCTCAAGGAAAAAACCATCGGAAGAATTAAAGTCGGTTAATCTTCATCATCTGATTGAGGACGCTGTCAAAGTATTTAGGGAAACTTTCCCAAGAAATATTGAGATTGAAACGCATCTTGAAGCTGAAAACCACATAATACTTGGAGAGGAAGCGCAAGTTCAACAGGTTATTTTAAACCTCGCAGTAAATGCAAAAGACGCAATGCCAAACGGAGGTAAATTAATTTTTAGAACAGAGAGTCGTCTTGGAAATGGTTTTGAAGCGAATCCTGATATTGAGTATGTTGTAATGCATGTTATTGATACTGGAGTTGGGATGAGCGAAGAGGTCAAAAGGAGGATATTTGAGCCCTTCTTTACAACTAAACCTGTCGGAAAAGGAACGGGACTTGGACTTTCAACGGTTTATGGAATAGTGAAATCGTATGGGGGATTTATTAAAGTTTATAGCGAACTTGGAAAAGGGACAAAATTTTCAGTTTATATTCCTGTCCATAAAGAATTCCAGTCAGAGAAAAAGAATGAAGAGGTGAGAAAAATGATAAAAACTGGCACTTTACTTTTGATTGATGATGAAGAGGAAATAAGATTTTCGGGTAAAGAACTTCTTGAATCTGAGGGGTTCAAGGTTTATGTGGCATCTAACGGAATTGAAGGAATTGAAATTTATAAAAAACATAAAGACGAAATTGATCTCGTTATTCTTGATCTAAATATGCCGAAGATGAGTGGGAAAGAAACTCTAGCTCAACTTCTTTTGATAAATCCAAATGTTAAGGTTATAATTGCAACAGGATATATAACTGAGTCGGAGAGAGAGGAAGTAAAGGGTGTAGCAGGTTTTATTGAAAAACCTTTTGATTTAAGTAAACTCCTTAAAATGATAGCCGAAATCCTTGAATAG
- a CDS encoding tetratricopeptide repeat protein has product MLKTRSLLVLSAFAVILVYLSTTGFQCASPEVTGAKVYMQRQDWVNAEKQLLKEVENNPKNDEAWFLLGYVRGEQKNYKGMIEAFNKSLEISNRFEKDINNFKLKYWVDNFNAGVAYFTRFSNNRDSVVYIEKAIQSFKTCTEIIPDSGAAYKNLAYSYLSKGDIDPAVEPLKKAIQLSNEQDIDAMKMLGKIYYDYAARHTMKFDDPANKREIRVGMKKSDVQSALGAPDIVDKPQPQPQPQPQTRGRRQTRPVAPQPQPPQPEKWIYSKFGLTLEFEGDVVKKIDFKGEKYEEGSVTVALDSTEFYAAREWYDKAIEVFNKVRNLVPSDEETLAFLSNAYINAGRSEEALEAFRISAEAQPGNKYFRYNYGVLLLRAEQFEDAIREFKAAVDIDPNYREAIYNLGAAYVNWGVKLKQQAEDLALRQNLEEQSKYEEMAKDKFRQALPYLERLTEIDPNDIFIWELIGKIYANLGEVDKAQRAFEKADELRNKK; this is encoded by the coding sequence ATGTTAAAAACAAGGTCGCTTTTAGTTTTATCCGCATTCGCAGTTATTTTAGTCTATCTTTCCACCACGGGATTTCAATGTGCAAGCCCTGAAGTTACAGGAGCAAAGGTCTATATGCAAAGGCAGGACTGGGTGAACGCTGAAAAGCAACTTTTAAAAGAGGTTGAGAATAACCCTAAAAACGATGAAGCTTGGTTTTTGCTTGGCTATGTTAGAGGGGAGCAAAAAAATTACAAGGGAATGATTGAGGCATTTAATAAGTCGCTTGAGATTTCCAACAGATTTGAAAAGGATATTAACAATTTCAAACTTAAATACTGGGTTGATAATTTTAATGCTGGCGTAGCTTATTTCACAAGATTTAGTAATAATCGTGATTCTGTCGTTTATATTGAAAAAGCAATTCAATCATTTAAAACTTGCACCGAGATAATTCCAGATAGCGGGGCAGCTTATAAGAATCTTGCTTACAGTTACCTTTCAAAGGGTGATATTGATCCAGCAGTTGAGCCACTCAAGAAAGCAATTCAACTTTCAAACGAGCAGGACATTGATGCAATGAAAATGTTAGGGAAGATTTACTACGATTATGCAGCAAGGCATACGATGAAATTTGATGATCCAGCGAATAAGCGCGAGATAAGAGTTGGAATGAAAAAGAGCGATGTTCAGAGCGCACTTGGAGCACCTGACATTGTTGACAAACCTCAACCGCAACCACAGCCGCAACCTCAAACAAGAGGCAGAAGACAGACAAGACCTGTAGCTCCGCAACCACAGCCACCACAACCTGAAAAATGGATCTATTCAAAATTTGGATTGACCCTTGAATTTGAGGGTGATGTCGTCAAGAAGATTGATTTTAAAGGTGAAAAATACGAAGAAGGTAGTGTAACGGTTGCGCTTGATTCAACAGAATTTTATGCAGCAAGGGAATGGTATGACAAGGCAATTGAGGTATTTAACAAGGTTAGAAATCTTGTTCCTTCCGATGAAGAAACACTCGCTTTTCTATCAAATGCTTATATAAATGCTGGAAGAAGTGAAGAAGCACTTGAAGCGTTCCGAATATCTGCTGAAGCTCAACCTGGAAATAAGTATTTCCGTTATAATTACGGCGTTCTTCTCCTTAGAGCTGAACAATTTGAAGACGCCATAAGAGAGTTTAAAGCTGCTGTTGATATTGATCCGAACTATAGAGAAGCAATTTATAACCTTGGTGCAGCATATGTAAACTGGGGAGTTAAGTTAAAACAACAAGCTGAGGATCTTGCTTTGAGACAAAATTTAGAAGAACAGTCAAAGTATGAAGAGATGGCGAAAGATAAGTTTAGACAAGCACTTCCATATCTTGAAAGATTAACAGAGATTGATCCTAATGATATCTTCATTTGGGAACTTATCGGAAAAATTTATGCAAATCTTGGTGAAGTTGATAAGGCACAGCGTGCTTTTGAGAAAGCAGACGAGTTGAGGAATAAAAAATAA
- a CDS encoding PLP-dependent aspartate aminotransferase family protein, which translates to MGFSTDAIHFGQKPDKESFSVIPPIYPATTYARKFGDENAPYVYSRTQNPNRKMLEENIAKLENGKYAFAFSSGVAAVTAVMQLLKPGDHVVTTKNIYGGTLRVFKEMQKWGINFSFVDMTSVENVESAIRDETKMIFAETPSNPLLYLTDLKRLSELRDSINKEILIAVDNTFMTPYLQRPLELGCDIVIHSSTKFLNGHSDVVGGIVVINREELQKPLWYIQRAFGAVPSPFDCWLLLRSIKTLAVRMKQHCHNAKRVAIFLASHPKVERVFYPGLPSHPQYELAQSQMKDFGGIVTIDLGSIENVRKFLDALKIFTLAESLGGVESLVNHSWSMSHSSVPDDEKRELGLTEGMLRLSVGIEDVEDLISDLEQALDKI; encoded by the coding sequence ATGGGCTTTTCAACTGATGCAATTCACTTCGGGCAAAAACCTGATAAAGAATCTTTTTCAGTCATACCACCAATCTATCCTGCAACAACATACGCCAGGAAGTTCGGAGATGAAAACGCACCTTATGTTTATTCAAGGACGCAAAATCCGAATCGTAAGATGCTTGAAGAAAATATCGCAAAGCTTGAGAATGGGAAATATGCTTTTGCATTTTCGTCTGGTGTTGCTGCCGTGACCGCTGTTATGCAACTTTTAAAACCAGGGGATCATGTAGTAACCACTAAAAATATCTATGGTGGGACATTGAGGGTTTTCAAAGAAATGCAGAAATGGGGGATTAATTTCTCTTTTGTTGATATGACGAGTGTAGAAAATGTTGAGAGCGCAATTCGGGACGAAACCAAAATGATATTTGCTGAAACTCCTTCAAATCCGTTGCTTTATCTTACAGATTTAAAAAGGCTTTCAGAACTTCGTGATTCAATAAATAAAGAGATTTTAATTGCAGTTGACAATACATTTATGACTCCATATCTCCAAAGACCGCTTGAACTTGGTTGTGATATAGTTATTCACAGTAGCACGAAATTTTTGAATGGTCATAGCGATGTCGTTGGAGGTATCGTTGTGATAAATAGGGAAGAGTTGCAAAAACCGTTGTGGTATATTCAACGAGCATTTGGTGCAGTTCCAAGTCCGTTTGATTGTTGGCTCCTTTTACGATCAATAAAGACTCTTGCGGTTAGAATGAAACAGCATTGCCATAATGCGAAAAGAGTTGCTATTTTCCTCGCATCGCATCCAAAAGTTGAAAGAGTTTTCTATCCAGGGCTTCCATCGCATCCTCAATATGAACTTGCACAGTCGCAGATGAAAGATTTCGGAGGTATAGTAACGATTGACCTTGGGTCAATTGAAAATGTTAGAAAATTTCTTGACGCTTTAAAAATCTTCACACTTGCTGAGTCACTTGGGGGCGTTGAAAGTTTGGTAAATCATTCTTGGAGTATGAGCCATTCATCTGTGCCTGATGATGAGAAAAGAGAACTTGGTTTGACAGAAGGGATGTTGAGATTATCCGTTGGAATTGAAGATGTTGAAGATCTGATTTCTGATCTTGAGCAAGCGCTTGATAAAATTTGA
- a CDS encoding M1 family aminopeptidase: MRKVKVVFIIAFSILLTLSSSFAQRPRFYYKSPTPPPAHQTRERTYDVLHIKIEVKLDEKRKTVDGKVTTKFVPLRPEFKVFELDAAEMKIKKVYFVNGKPLNFNFDSLAKKLKIYLDQAYTLKDTLAVVVEYLVSNPRKGLYFVQPDSAYPNKPYQIWSQGQPEDNRYWFPCYDFPNDKSTSEVIATVNKNFVVISNGKLLSVKEDKKQGLKTYHWFMDKPHSSYLISIVAGEYVKLQDYYLDIPLEYYVYKSNAKYAHLSFEKTPDMMKFFSEKIGYKYPYNKYAQTIVEDFLYGGMENITATTLTSSTIHDERAHLDVSSDGLVAHELVHQWWGNLLTCRSWEHAWLNEGFATYFTSLYFEHSRGKDEFQYSVYNMQRTAKFADMSDKKPTVWNRYFDPTDIFGPHIYQRGGSILHMIRFILGDELFWKAMNYYAKRYEYQNVETEDLRVAIEEATGYNLKWFFEQWLYKAGYPIFVVSYTYNEANKLLTLTVEQIHQADSLTPDVFKTPVDVEITTNSGSQIHRVFIDKRKQTFEFKVDSKPLMVIFDKGNWILKDLFFDKSKDELIYQALNASEMIDRFWAVQELGEILDEQSVVEVLKKIAKSNDFYAVRQEAITSLGKLKDESTAQFLIEIFKNEQNSRVRRSIVEALKDFKFDFVARFLSEVIKTDRSYYVIASAVNSLALIDSMNKMEIIKNALGMNSHQEIIRTTALRRLADFKNTKYEKEAIEILKRYSIRGNHPSVMMASISTLSNFADKDKSIKDFIFGMVDIPEFFVRMIIYNILGSIGDEEVLRYLRTAEKKEVDGRMLQAIWDAIARLEDRLQGE; this comes from the coding sequence ATGCGAAAGGTTAAGGTTGTTTTCATTATCGCTTTTTCTATTCTTTTGACTTTAAGTTCATCTTTTGCTCAGCGTCCGAGGTTTTATTACAAGTCACCAACCCCACCTCCAGCGCATCAAACCAGAGAAAGAACTTATGATGTTTTACATATAAAAATTGAAGTTAAACTTGATGAAAAACGAAAAACTGTTGATGGAAAAGTCACGACGAAATTTGTTCCGCTTCGCCCTGAGTTTAAAGTTTTTGAACTTGATGCAGCTGAAATGAAGATAAAAAAAGTTTATTTTGTAAATGGAAAGCCACTTAATTTTAACTTTGATTCGCTTGCAAAGAAATTGAAAATTTATCTTGACCAAGCATATACTCTTAAAGACACGCTTGCGGTCGTAGTTGAGTATCTCGTTTCAAACCCACGCAAAGGTTTATATTTTGTTCAACCTGATTCAGCATATCCAAACAAACCTTATCAAATTTGGTCTCAAGGTCAACCTGAAGATAATCGTTATTGGTTTCCTTGCTATGATTTCCCAAATGATAAGTCCACAAGCGAAGTTATTGCAACCGTTAATAAAAATTTCGTAGTTATTTCAAATGGTAAACTGCTTTCTGTTAAAGAAGATAAAAAGCAAGGTTTGAAGACATATCACTGGTTTATGGATAAACCACATTCAAGCTATTTGATTTCAATAGTTGCAGGTGAATATGTCAAACTTCAAGATTATTATCTTGACATTCCGCTTGAGTATTATGTTTACAAGTCAAATGCGAAATACGCTCATCTTTCGTTTGAGAAAACACCAGATATGATGAAGTTCTTTTCAGAAAAAATTGGTTATAAGTATCCGTACAACAAATACGCTCAAACCATAGTTGAAGATTTTCTTTATGGGGGAATGGAGAATATAACAGCAACAACTCTCACAAGTTCAACGATCCATGATGAGAGGGCACATCTTGATGTCTCAAGCGATGGGCTTGTAGCACATGAATTGGTTCATCAGTGGTGGGGCAATCTTTTAACTTGCAGAAGTTGGGAGCATGCGTGGTTGAACGAAGGATTTGCAACTTATTTCACTTCGCTTTATTTTGAACATTCAAGGGGCAAAGATGAATTTCAATATAGCGTTTACAATATGCAAAGAACCGCAAAATTTGCTGATATGAGCGATAAAAAACCAACTGTGTGGAATAGATATTTTGATCCGACGGATATTTTCGGGCCTCATATCTATCAACGCGGTGGTTCAATTCTTCACATGATAAGATTTATACTCGGGGATGAACTTTTCTGGAAAGCGATGAATTATTATGCGAAAAGATACGAATATCAAAATGTTGAAACTGAAGATTTAAGGGTTGCCATAGAAGAGGCAACGGGTTATAACTTGAAATGGTTCTTTGAGCAATGGCTTTACAAAGCTGGATATCCAATTTTTGTGGTAAGCTATACTTACAACGAAGCGAACAAATTGCTTACTTTGACCGTTGAGCAAATTCATCAAGCGGATTCACTCACGCCTGATGTTTTCAAGACACCAGTTGATGTTGAGATAACGACAAATTCAGGAAGCCAAATTCATAGAGTTTTTATTGATAAGAGAAAGCAAACTTTTGAGTTCAAGGTTGATAGCAAACCTTTAATGGTCATATTTGACAAAGGAAATTGGATTTTAAAAGATCTGTTTTTTGACAAATCAAAAGATGAACTGATTTATCAGGCTTTAAACGCAAGCGAAATGATAGATAGATTTTGGGCAGTTCAGGAGCTTGGGGAAATTTTAGATGAACAAAGTGTCGTGGAGGTTTTGAAGAAAATTGCCAAAAGCAACGATTTCTACGCAGTAAGGCAGGAAGCCATAACCAGTCTTGGAAAACTAAAAGATGAAAGCACGGCGCAGTTTTTGATTGAAATTTTCAAAAATGAGCAAAATTCAAGAGTTAGAAGAAGCATTGTTGAGGCTTTAAAAGATTTTAAATTTGATTTCGTTGCGAGGTTTTTGAGCGAAGTTATAAAAACCGACAGAAGTTATTATGTCATTGCGTCTGCTGTAAATTCTCTTGCTTTGATTGATTCCATGAACAAGATGGAAATCATAAAGAACGCTCTTGGAATGAATTCACATCAGGAAATCATTAGAACAACCGCTTTGCGAAGATTGGCTGATTTCAAGAACACAAAGTATGAGAAGGAGGCAATTGAAATCCTTAAGAGATATTCAATTCGTGGTAATCATCCGTCGGTTATGATGGCTTCAATTTCAACGCTTTCAAATTTTGCTGATAAAGACAAGAGCATAAAAGATTTTATTTTCGGAATGGTTGATATTCCAGAGTTTTTTGTTAGAATGATAATTTATAACATTCTCGGTAGCATAGGGGATGAGGAAGTTTTGAGGTATTTGAGGACGGCAGAGAAAAAGGAGGTTGATGGTAGGATGTTGCAAGCAATATGGGATGCAATTGCGAGGTTGGAGGATAGATTGCAAGGAGAATAA
- a CDS encoding S46 family peptidase, giving the protein MLRHLKNLLVFPLIVIIFLTGCSTYQVTKPEYLAYLDTVKAGQFDNGKMWTFDYPPIDYFKKTYNFVPPSDWFERARLSALRLPGCSASFVSEDGLVMTNHHCARGALDAVNREGENLAETGFYAKTLEEERKIPNHYVDQLIHIEDVTSEIQRAFEEGKTDEEKVANRDKKIREVQQRYYEKFKAENPGDSIVASVVTFYNGGKYSVYVYKRYTDVRLVYAPETMVAYFGGDPDNFTYPRYDLDVAFYRVYKDGKPLKTKYYFPFSKTGVKEGDLVFVIGNPGRTNRLLTVSQLEFFRDVSYPYTLSMLDNLVKIYTDFLAKYPEKKIKYQTRLFSFSNSQKAYTGRLAGLRDPYLMARKRDFEKKFKDAVMNNPQLKSKYGNLWSEIEKYQVEKRKLFAELQAYSFTGAARSVYFRMANDLVEYAEQMKLPEEKRADAYKGERLKSTKARIFPQEIEPELEKMILTYQLKYMKSVFGDKNQPFNDLLKGKAPETAVDDLLKTTILSDKEKVTALLDGNPDDILKSNDPFISFVVKTRKRAQEIRDRYNSISSKESAKLQLLGRAIFDVYGTSIPPDATFTLRIADGVVKSYEYNGTIAPPITTFYGMYDRHYSFKTTERKDWELPEKWKNIPSTFDLSTPLNFVSTNDIIGGNSGSPVVNKDLEVVGLIFDGNIESLPGDFIYVDEKNRAVSVDVRGIIESLKHIYKTDRLVDELMHGKIK; this is encoded by the coding sequence ATGCTCAGACATCTTAAGAACCTCTTAGTTTTTCCACTTATTGTTATTATCTTTCTCACCGGTTGCTCCACCTATCAAGTTACAAAACCTGAGTATCTAGCTTACCTTGACACAGTGAAGGCAGGTCAGTTTGATAATGGAAAAATGTGGACATTTGATTATCCTCCGATTGATTATTTCAAGAAGACATATAATTTTGTGCCACCGTCTGATTGGTTTGAGAGAGCACGACTTTCTGCGCTCCGGCTTCCAGGCTGTTCAGCTTCCTTCGTTTCCGAAGATGGTCTTGTGATGACGAACCATCATTGTGCAAGGGGAGCACTTGATGCGGTTAATCGTGAAGGTGAAAATCTAGCTGAAACAGGTTTCTACGCAAAGACACTTGAGGAGGAAAGGAAAATACCAAATCATTATGTTGATCAGTTGATCCATATTGAAGATGTTACATCTGAAATTCAAAGGGCATTTGAAGAAGGAAAAACTGATGAAGAAAAAGTTGCTAACAGGGACAAAAAAATTAGAGAAGTTCAACAAAGATATTATGAAAAATTTAAAGCTGAAAATCCAGGCGACTCAATTGTAGCAAGCGTTGTGACATTTTACAATGGTGGAAAATATTCTGTTTATGTTTATAAGCGATACACGGATGTTAGGCTCGTTTATGCTCCTGAAACAATGGTCGCATATTTCGGTGGCGATCCAGATAACTTTACATATCCAAGATATGACCTTGATGTTGCATTTTACAGAGTTTATAAAGATGGGAAACCTCTGAAGACAAAATACTACTTCCCATTCAGCAAAACAGGTGTCAAGGAAGGAGATCTTGTTTTTGTTATTGGAAATCCGGGAAGAACAAATCGCTTGCTTACAGTTTCACAACTTGAGTTTTTCAGAGATGTAAGCTATCCATATACTTTGTCAATGCTTGATAATCTTGTTAAAATTTACACCGACTTTCTCGCAAAATATCCCGAGAAAAAAATTAAATATCAAACTCGCTTATTTAGCTTCTCAAACTCACAAAAAGCATACACTGGACGACTCGCTGGATTGCGCGATCCATATCTTATGGCAAGGAAACGTGACTTTGAGAAAAAGTTCAAAGATGCTGTTATGAACAACCCGCAACTTAAGTCAAAATATGGAAACTTATGGAGTGAGATTGAAAAGTATCAAGTGGAGAAAAGAAAACTATTTGCAGAACTTCAAGCATACAGCTTTACTGGTGCTGCGAGAAGCGTTTACTTTAGAATGGCAAATGATCTCGTTGAGTATGCTGAACAGATGAAACTTCCTGAGGAGAAAAGAGCCGATGCTTATAAAGGTGAACGCTTGAAATCAACAAAAGCGAGAATTTTCCCACAGGAGATTGAACCCGAACTTGAAAAGATGATACTTACTTATCAACTTAAATACATGAAATCAGTTTTTGGGGACAAGAATCAACCGTTTAATGATCTTTTGAAAGGAAAAGCACCTGAAACAGCAGTTGACGATTTGCTTAAAACCACAATTTTATCCGATAAAGAAAAGGTTACAGCTTTGTTAGATGGAAATCCAGATGATATTTTGAAATCAAACGATCCGTTCATTTCATTTGTAGTTAAGACGAGGAAGCGAGCGCAAGAGATAAGGGATAGATATAATTCAATCAGCTCAAAAGAATCAGCGAAGCTTCAACTTCTTGGCAGAGCTATTTTTGATGTCTATGGCACATCAATTCCGCCTGATGCGACATTTACTTTAAGAATTGCAGATGGTGTAGTTAAAAGTTATGAATACAACGGAACGATCGCACCACCGATAACGACATTTTATGGTATGTATGATAGACATTATTCGTTTAAGACAACAGAGCGTAAGGACTGGGAATTGCCAGAAAAATGGAAAAACATCCCCTCCACATTTGACCTAAGCACGCCTCTTAATTTTGTCTCTACAAATGACATCATTGGTGGAAATTCAGGTAGTCCCGTCGTTAATAAAGATCTTGAGGTCGTCGGTTTGATCTTTGATGGAAATATAGAAAGTTTGCCTGGTGATTTCATCTATGTTGATGAAAAGAATCGGGCGGTTTCGGTTGATGTTCGTGGAATAATTGAATCACTAAAGCATATTTACAAAACCGATAGATTAGTTGACGAACTTATGCATGGTAAAATAAAATAA